The Engystomops pustulosus chromosome 9, aEngPut4.maternal, whole genome shotgun sequence genome includes a window with the following:
- the WDR44 gene encoding WD repeat-containing protein 44: MASDSDTEEFFDAPEDVNLSCSPAVSPTKPGTFNLQEEVAHSENNGPETGTTEPKPDDSKEIIDSIIEESQKSGAIEESPNPPESVETINSASSSGKINLEQFNNIPELVVTETTFHDDHRDLRHQEVEDFTETKAAPMPDVSIPIIDQLVETSKIADIINLADDLHISEKDKPYEPEEDAEEKSKEPLSIETSGSEIIEQLPPAKPPRQINVEPDIVASTKKSGPTRPPPPVNVPPPRPPPPARPAPPPRKKKGDYDYESPRSSGLEFTKDAFLAEGLLSPNVMAEGSHRDSQPSLDLASATSGDKVVTAQENGKAADGQLSSTPAESSGPQRPRSNSGRELTDEEILASVMIKNLDTGEEIPLSLAEEKLPTGINPLTLHIMRRTKEYVSNDAAQSDDEEKLQAHQSDTDGGKLKQKTTQLKKFLGKKVKRAKHLAEEYGERAVNKVKSVRDEVFHTDPDDPSSSDDEGMPYTRPVKFKAAHGFKGPYDFEQIKVVQDLSGEHMGAVWTMKFSHCGRLLASAGQDNIVRIWVLKNAFDYFNNMRIKYNTEGRVSPSPSQESLNSSKSDTDAAYSGADDMDADDKNVPFRQVPFCKYKGHTADLLDLSWSKNYFLLSSSMDKTVRLWHISRRECLCCFQHIDFVTAIAFHPRDDRYFLSGSLDGKLRLWNIPDKKVALWNEIDGQTKLITAANFCQNGKHAVIGTYDGRCIFYDTEHLKYHTQIHVRSTRGRNRVGRKITGIEPLPGENKILVTSNDSRIRLYDLRDLSLSMKYKGCVNSSSQIKASFSHDFTYIVSGSEDKYVYIWSTYHDLSKFTSVRRDRNDFWEGIKAHNAVVTSAIFAPHPNLMVPPDASTDRQDPDQKGEQGESEDNIPSGALKSDHTEVLLSADFTGAIKVFINRKKTVS; this comes from the exons GAAGAAGTCGCACATTCCGAAAACAACGGGCCAGAAACTGGAACCACGGAACCAAAGCCGGATGACTCAAAAGAG ATTATCGATAGCATCATTGAAGAAAGCCAGAAATCGGGTGCCATAGAGGAGAGCCCCAATCCTCCTGAAAGTGTGGAAACTATAAACTCTGCAAGCTCGTCTGGAAAAATAAATCTAGAACAATTCAACAACATCCCTGAACTTGTGGTCACGGAGACAACCTTTCATGATGATCACAGGGACCTTCGTCATCAGGAAGTTGAGGACTTTACAGAGACGAAAGCTGCTCcgatgcccgatgtctccatccCCATCATTGATCAGTTGGTGGAAACATCTAAAATTGCCGATATTATAAACTTGGCAGATGATCTTCATATTAGCGAAAAGGACAAACCATATGAGCCAGAGGAGGATGCGGAGGAGAAGTCTAAAGAACCTTTGTCCATCGAAACCTCTGGGTCTGAAATCATAGAGCAGTTACCTCCTGCTAAACCTCCTCGACAGATTAACGTTGAGCCTGATATCGTCGCAAGTACTAAGAAGTCTGGCCCAACACGTCCTCCACCTCCTGTAAATGTCCCCCCACCCAGACCGCCGCCACCTGCCCGACCGGCACCACCGCCACGTAAGAAGAAAGGCGATTACGATTATGAGAGCCCAAGATCTTCAGGACTGGAAT TTACAAAGGACGCCTTTCTCGCTGAAGGCCTTCTGTCTCCAAACGTCATGGCAGAGGGGTCACATAGAGATTCACAGCCGTCCTTGGATCTGGCGAGTGCAACGAGCGGAGACAAAGTGGTGACTGCGCAG gaaaATGGAAAGGCAGCGGATGGGCAGCTGTCCAGTACACCAGCCGAGAGCTCTGGTCCCCAGAGACCCCGCTCTAACTCAGGAAGAGAGCTTACAGATGAG GAGATTTTGGCCAGCGTAATGATCAAAAATCTAGACACTGGAGAGGAAATCCCTCTGAGTTTAGCGGAGGAGAAGCTGCCGACTGGTATCAACCCACTGACTCTGCATATCATGAGAAGGACTAAGGAATATGTCAG TAATGACGCTGCACAGTCTGACGATGAAGAAAAGCTCCAAGCCCATCAATCTGACACGGATGGAGGGAAACTAAAGCAGAAAAC gACACAGCTGAAAAAATTCTTGGGAAAGAAGGTGAAGAGAGCAAAACATCTGGCGGAAGAGTATGGTGAGCGGGCAGTAAATAAGGTGAAGAGTGTCAGGGATGAAG TTTTTCACACCGATCCAGACGACCCATCATCCAGTGATGACGAGGGGATGCCATACACCAGGCCTGTGAAGTTTAAAGCCGCCCATGGCTTCAAGGGTCCATATGACTTTGAGCAAATCAAGGTTGTGCAAGACTTAAGCGGAGAACATATG GGCGCCGTATGGACGATGAAGTTTTCACACTGTGGAAGGTTACTTGCCTCCGCCGGACAAGATAACATTGTGCGGATATGGGTTCTCAAAAACGCATTTGATTACTTCAATAATATGAGAATCAAGTACAACACAGAAG GGCGAGTTTCTCCATCGCCATCTCAGGAAAGTCTTAATTCTTCCAAATCTGACACTGATGCG GCCTACAGCGGAGCAGATGATATGGATGCCGATGATAAAAATGTGCCCTTCCGCCAGGTGCCGTTTTGTAAATATAAAGGACACACGGCCGATCTTCTGGATTTGTCCTGGTCTAAA AATTACTTCTTACTGTCCTCATCCATGGATAAGACAGTCCGTCTATGGCACATATCCAGGAGGGAGTGTTTGTGTTGTTTCCAGCATATAGACTTTGTTACAGCAATAGCTTTTCATCCAAGG GATGACAGATACTTCTTAAGCGGATCCTTGGATGGGAAACTCCGGCTTTGGAACATTCCGGACAAAAAAGTTGCCTTGTGGAATGAGATTGATGGGCAGACGAAGCTCATTACCGCTGCCAATTTCTGTCAGAACGGCAAACATGCTGTGATCGGCACATACGATGGGAGATGCATCTTCTATGACACTGAG CATCTGAAATATCACACGCAAATACATGTGCGTTCCACAAGGGGGCGAAACCGAGTCGGTAGAAAAATCACTGGAATAGAGCCATTACCTGGGGAAAATAAG ATCTTGGTAACATCTAATGATTCCAGAATACGGCTGTATGACCTGAGAGACTTATCCTTATCCATGAAATACAAAGGCTGTGTCAATAGCAGCAGTCAAATCAAAGCCAGTTTCAG CCATGATTTCACATACATCGTCAGCGGCTCTGAAGataaatatgtgtatatctgGAGTACATACCATGACCTAAGCAAATTCACCTCTGTAAGAAGAGACCGCAATGACTTCTGGGAGGGCATAAAAG CACATAATGCAGTCGTCACATCCGCCATCTTTGCTCCACATCCTAACCTGATGGTACCACCCGATGCATCCACTGACAGACAAGACCCTGACCAGAAGGGGGAACAGGGAGAGTCTGAGGATAACATACCATCAG GTGCATTGAAGTCTGATCACACAGAAGTGCTGCTGTCAGCAGATTTCACTGGCGCCATCAAGGTGTTCATCAACAGGAAGAAGACTGTATCTTAA